One genomic window of Anoplolepis gracilipes chromosome 5, ASM4749672v1, whole genome shotgun sequence includes the following:
- the Enok gene encoding uncharacterized protein Enok isoform X2 yields the protein MDEPESPETWSVWFLDAIRKIRSQKQRPSVERICHAIRQHHNFHEEEIAEHLEVAVKRGDVLKIFNKGQSSYKDPGGLQSKTLKVTKSTDISKVIGKAVRELGERDGSNLKSIEKYIRQSHNVQEEAEGDLKIALKLSAKRAVERNLVIQDGKLLRQPDRPPYVKKLSDGAHAPPAEPPAPKQPAPLPICKECLGATVAGNNNNTKRNANEKLSRCSVCGAALHNSCAPAELSILVDRGITWSCDNCSPICAGCQLERESQNYLVKCSGCVNCYHPACLDPVLDKKTKTPWKCRHCQTAHTPVSKDDSKRSKAQDANSSDDTPSGRKRLSKLRENRKSMVSRKSLANAQPSKKSGAGVAQVDSSTDGNAGVVPPRQPPLISFPLPQPPTPLAGQGRLLEEKNDRISKEKQKFFRLSAFNAEHSKLKRVGGGDKSRPSRNISARSTRGATANPKKVGMSRMSSNNSSSSSEAGNNSSESSEGSDSSDEDDDEDDVDDEEDNSSSESSDFSSSDETQDGSLESSKAKAPFVCDLNEDKPWGFAAAAAKLNVESPFFSNITNTFGAPLPKLDVSDTPTFGLHIQQPAAVANSSDNKKKDKNVAQTPVNFASPDNKVKPGSGQLRSLFDGLSHFFSAPANSRARSAGAPAPNYAPDRRKRPNTNDISKTNKIPRGAQKNKPDDLPGTSKPKDRKKTEVTAEISRVPKPGIFVPSDESAFSPLNEKLPRMTPSGLVKTAVNSKRHEHERRKLMRDDASSLIKCAAADSSSPSSSSSRHEQHHQQLQEPVVPQTLPPGVTQKDVDLIKEARERAQLTVSNDESEQPLCVNTPNASGTASRNPAAIVFGRYEVETWYSSPFPQEYARLPILFLCEFCLKYTKSRAVLDRHMDKCQWRHPPATEIYRCNGLSVFEIDGNVNKIYCQNLCLLAKLFLDHKTLYYDVEPFLFYAMTKNDKYGCHLIGYFSKEKHCPAQRYNVSCIMTLPQYQRQGYGRFLIEFSYLLSKVEGIPGTPEKPLSDLGRVSYHSFWKSVVLEYLDAHRKTVDIKLSDITKETGVSAHDIATAMQLLGFIRSVHLPGEGNINKVAVVVDWSKVDAHMAKVRKSSRIKLDPDCLRWIPLLTQIPNPYQSPEESGDTGSEISPPVEPKPVPAVVEKIQKVKIKKKPRGRRTSQRRLTPLKPKTLQKTAASQKYATKEEKNVKDTKEVKVTKELREPKTSVRESRNVESAESRKDAGAETKNVTSTPRNSRTSSSAKNTTPSTPPKAVQMTMSRRRIRPPKTLISESVITPLRKRKHSEKTEIEEEKLEVSSRKRTRESLREKDKERERETQREREKEKEKVKEKDSKAKEKESTKETSVETRKTPPKVDSTSSPPKPAKKQCKVDDILLKVTSRQTKYLQAKEKKALEETIQCNGKEETRDVKNLPLSRRGRGKATAEALKMPQLTPESLSAKNRAESPVIPPPSLSPPPESVKSSPARSKQPSVPESPPTKHFSNGDNKNESVEDNGLPVPTETEVVSASSGEYEGGDEDEGEEEETAVPTPKLMTQSASPDTDNPAKESCENEKADNKLQEKNNDESSSQKAEADPSLMVGDNQTEETLNECDKDFETDKRSVCSPETSKSVPEPIASPKEEEVEKSENMLEKDSDSPPKEKLVCETPKDAAKIDLSRPKVEPCPVEKKDTCALGVNTVLTSETEPLTPQEKTLPTVEHQDTTLQLQSQAEELKQHSPESGKTTPHLENPGSVKRTPPSQPDLPSMGVYTPDSTTNSVHSLHYGQCDLDVSQLGLESPTSIASDLASQNSVERPPSALPSIPPPVSVPISVPMQITAPVTSTPVPVNIPPQVQYATDCSSISQHTPPAHHPGIHSMHQSQSLQQPRTPQSHTPQSIPTQSPQPLPQSHTPQPLPQSHTPQSIPTQSPQPLPQSHTPQPLPQSHTPQPMQLSLAQNQNMAHSQSQQTQSQQQSQQQQQQQQSAHQQQQQQQQQQQQQQPQQSQSHSKRASGSQTTHRSRSTQQSSSRSHRATPPTSHTTQVSQHSTATSQTSHSSSVAHVAVPQYQQSPSSMSVPPAVPHPHSHTPHAAHSHNMAVISQSNYMAVAGSQGFPTQNTYVIQHRSGRTGAPTPCTTATNFYIQTSAMPPHSHTPAPTPLSASGGSHQTTNSCSLAKLQQLTNGLDMISPTPPPAMNLTPPPPIPHTMTPPQTSRQLPTPPQVPLGYTKNYYNVNTVPPGTPGPPSRSASRSSANANMPSLTQPYPSESLYRQTLDPGGTCPQMQSAASRVSPNVALNTNLMAAAQYGYRVAQPGTGYMNQAQLGGFMNQASQLPVGMVNVPTYPQDPHQQNPTAVYTTYHGYINGGLMQPLNSTMRPR from the exons ATGGACGAGCCCGAGTCTCCCGAGACATGGTCGGTCTGGTTTTTGGACGCGATTCGGAAGATTCGCAGTCAAAAACAGCGACCGAGCGTCGAACGAATATGTCACGCGATACGGCAGCATCACAATTTTCACGAGGAAGAGATCGCCGAGCATCTAGAAGTTGCTGTGAAACGCGGCGATGTGctcaaaattttcaacaagGGCCAGTCCTCGTACAAGGATCCGGGTGGTTTGCAGTCCAAGACGCTCAAAGTTACCAAGTCGACGGACATCAGCAAGGTCATAGGCAAGGCTGTGCGCGAGCTTGGCGAACGCGATGGCTCGAACCTGAAGAGCATCGAAAAGTATATCAGGCAAAGCCATAACGTCCAAGAGGAAGCCGAAGGAGACCTTAAAATCGCCCTCAAGTTGTCCGCGAAACGGGCAGTTGAACGAAATCTGGTAATTCAGGACGGCAAGCTCTTGCGACAACCAGACAGGCCGCCGTACGTCAAGAAGCTAAGCGATGGCGCTCATGCGCCGCCCGCGGAACCGCCCGCGCCCAAG CAACCAGCACCGCTACCGATATGCAAGGAGTGCCTCGGTGCCACGGTGGCCGGCAATAACAATAACACCAAACGTAATGCCAACGAGAAACTGAGCAGGTGCAGCGTTTGCGGCGCGGCATTGCACAATTCCTGTGCCCCCGCGGAACTTTCGATACTTGTTGATCGAGGGATAACTTGGTCCTGCGACAACTGTTCACCGATTTGCGCCGGTTGTCAGTTAGAACGGGAATCGCAGAATTATCTTGTAAAGTGCTCCGGCTGTGTGAACTGTTATCATCCCGCTTGTCTCGACCCCGTCCTCGACAAGAAGACCAAGACACCCTGGAAGTGTCGACACTGTCAAACGGCGCATACGCCGGTGAGCAAAGATGACAGTAAACGAAGCAAGGCGCAGGATGCAAATTCGTCTGATGACACACCGAGCGGAAGGAAGAGGCTCAGTAAATTACGTGAAAATCGAAA ATCGATGGTATCCAGAAAAAGCTTGGCAAACGCACAACCCAGCAAAAAGAGCGGTGCGGGAGTGGCTCAGGTGGACAGCAGCACGGACGGTAATGCGGGTGTTGTCCCCCCTCGTCAACCACCTTTGATTTCCTTTCCTTTACCACAACCCCCCACCCCACTCGCAGGCCAGGGTAGGCTGCTCGAGGAAAAGAACGACAGGATCTCCAAGGAGAAGCAAAAGTTCTTTAGATTGAGTGCGTTTAACGCCGAGCACAGTAAATTGAAGCGGGTGGGGGGCGGTGATAAATCTAGGCCCTCACGGAACATTAGCGCTAGGTCGACTCGGGGTGCTACCGCGAATCCGAAGAAAGTCGGAATGTCACGAATGTCTAGCAACAATAGCAGTAGCAGCAGCGAGGCCGGTAATAATAGTAGCGAGAGCTCTGAGGGTAGTGATAGTAGCGATGAGGATGACGATGAGGACGACGTGGACGACGAGGAGGACAATAGCTCGAGCGAGAGTAGTGACTTCTCCTCGTCGGACGAAACCCAAGATGGGAGTCTCGAATCTTCTAAGGCGAAGGCACCGTTTGTTTGTGACTTAAATGAGGACAAACCCTGGGGTTtcgccgctgccgccgccaAGCTGAATGTAGAATCACCATTCTTCAGCAATATCACAAACACCTTTGGGGCGCCTTTACCTAAACTCGATGTGAGCGATACTCCGACTTTTGGCTTACACATACAGCAACCTGCTGCTGTCGCCAATTCGTCggacaataaaaagaaagacaaaaatgTCGCGCAAACGCCGGTTAATTTTGCGAGCCCGGATAACAAAGTCAAACCCGGAAGCGGCCAATTGAGGAGCCTTTTCGACGGCTTGAGTCACTTTTTTTCAGCACCTGCCAACAGCAGGGCGAGATCGGCCGGTGCACCGGCGCCAAATTACGCGCCAGACCGGAGGAAAAGGCCTAATACGAATGATATCTCTAAAACGAACAAAATTCCGAGGGGCgcgcaaaaaaataaaccgGATGATTTACCTGGCACGAGTAAACCCAAGGACCGAAAAAAGACTGAAGTTACCGCTGAGATATCGAGAGTACCGAAACCTGGTATCTTCGTACCTTCCGACGAGAGTGCGTTCAGCccacttaatgaaaaattaccgaGGATGACGCCTTCGGGTTTGGTGAAAACCGCGGTGAATAGTAAAAGGCACGAGCACGAAAGGagaaagttgatgcgagatgACGCTTCATCGCTTATAAAATGCGCTGCCGCAGATTCGTCGTcgccgtcatcgtcatcgtcgagACACGAGCAACACCATCAGCAATTGC AGGAACCTGTTGTACCACAAACGTTGCCGCCAGGTGTCACGCAAAAGGACGTGGACTTAATCAAGGAGGCTCGTGAGAGAGCTCAGTTGACCGTTAGCAATGATGAGAGCGAACAACCATTGTGCGTCAATACACCTAATGCGTCCGGCACTGCATCGCGCAATCCCGCTGCAATAGTGTTTGGCCGTTATGAGGTGGAGACATGGTATTCGAGTCCGTTTCCTCAGGAATACGCGCGATTGCCGATATTATTCTTGTGTGAATTTTGTCTCAAGTATACGAAGAGTCGAGCTGTGTTAGATAGGCACATGGACAAATGTCAATGGAGGCATCCACCTGCTACCGAGATCTACAGGTGCAACGGATTGTCTGTGTTTGAG ATCGATGGTAACGTAAACAAgatatattgtcaaaatttgtgTCTActagcaaaattatttttggatcATAAGACTCTCTATTACGACGTAGAGCCTTTTCTCTTCTACGCGATGACGAAAAACGACAAATATGGTTGCCATTTGATCGGTTACTTTAGTAAAGAAAAACATTGTCCAGCTCAGAGGTACAACGTATCCTGTATTATGACATTGCCGCAATATCAGCGACAGGGTTATGGCAGGTTTCTCATAGAGTTCAGTTATCTATTGTCCAAAGTCGAGGGCATTCCGGGAACACCAGAGAAACCGCTTTCGGATCTCGGTCGAGTATCGTATCATTCTTTTTGGAAAAGTGTAGTGCTCGAATACCTGGATGCGCATCGAAAAACAGTCGATATCAAGCTCAGCGACATTACAAAGGAGACTGGCGTGTCAGCGCATGACATCGCCACTGCGATGCAACTGCTCGGATTCATAAGATCCGTTCATTTGCCAGGCGAAgggaatattaataaagtggCTGTGGTAGTCGATTGGAGCAAGGTAGATGCTCACATGGCGAAAGTACGAAAGAGTTCCCGCATCAAACTGGATCCCGACTGTCTCAGATGGATACCGTTGCTCACACAAATCCCTAATCCCTATCAGAGCCCGGAAGAGAGCGGTGACACCGGCTCGGAAATATCTCCTCCGGTAGAGCCTAAGCCCGTGCCGGCGGTCGTTGAGAAGATACAAAAGgtgaaaataaagaagaaaccCAGGGGAAGAAGGACGAGCCAGAGAAGATTAACGCCTTTGAAACCGAAGACTTTGCAGAAGACTGCAGCATCTCAAAAGTATGCGACCAAAGAGGAAAAGAATGTTAAAGATACGAAGGAAGTTAAGGTGACAAAAGAATTGAGAGAGCCGAAGACATCCGTAAGGGAAAGCCGTAATGTTGAGAGCGCGGAGAGTCGGAAAGATGCAGGAGCGGAAACTAAAAATGTGACATCTACGCCGAGAAATTCGCGCACTTCTAGTTCGGCAAAAAACACGACTCCATCGACTCCGCCGAAAGCGGTGCAGATGACGATGTCGAGGAGAAGGATTAGACCACCCAAGACGCTTATATCCGAATCGGTTATTACTCCTTTGAGAAAACGAAAACATTCCGAGAAGACTGAGATCGAGGAAGAGAAGCTAGAAGTGAGCAGTAGAAAAAGGACGCGAGAATCTCTGAGAGAGAAGGATAAggaaagagagcgagaaacGCAGCGTGAGcgcgagaaagaaaaggagaaagtgAAAGAAAAGGATAGTaaagcgaaagaaaaagaatctacAAAAGAAACATCAGTAGAAACTAGGAAAACACCTCCCAAGGTGGACTCCACGTCGAGTCCGCCTAAACCAGCGAAGAAGCAGTGCAAAGTGgacgatattttattgaagGTGACCAGCAGGCaaactaaatatttacaagcgaaagagaagaaagcATTGGAGGAGACGATACAATGTAACGGTAAAGAAGAAACGCGAGATGTTAAGAACTTGCCGCTGTCCAGGCGGGGTAGAGGTAAAGCGACAGCGGAGGCTTTGAAAATGCCACAACTTACGCCGGAATCACTGAGCGCGAAAAACCGAGCTGAGAGTCCTGTGATACCACCTCCTTCGTTGTCTCCACCACCTGAATCCGTAAAGAGCTCTCCGGCTCGAAGTAAACAACCGTCCGTGCCCGAATCACCTCCTACAAAGCACTTTAGTAACGGAGATAACAAAAATGAGAGCGTGGAAGACAATGGATTGCCCGTTCCTACGGAAACAGAGGTAGTATCTGCGAGTTCCGGCGAATACGAGGGCGGCGATGAGGATGaaggagaggaagaagaaacAGCTGTACCGACGCCTAAACTCATGACGCAATCGGCCTCGCCTGATACGGACAACCCCGCGAAAGAATCATGCGAGAATGAGAAGGCAGATAACAAGTTGCAGGAGAAAAACAACGATGAAAGCTCATCACAGAAAGCAGAAGCAGACCCATCACTAATGGTCGGCGATAATCAGACTGAAGAAACTTTAAACGAATGTGATAAGGACTTCGAAACTGACAAACGTTCCGTTTGCAGTCCGGAGACATCGAAATCAGTACCTGAACCAATTGCTTCAccaaaagaagaagaagtcgAAAAATCGGAGAATATGCTGGAGAAGGATAGCGACAGCCCTCCTAAAGAGAAGCTCGTTTGCGAAACGCCAAAAGACGCCGCAAAAATCGATTTGTCGCGACCGAAAGTAGAACCTTGCCCCGTGGAGAAAAAGGACACGTGTGCCCTCGGTGTTAATACGGTGCTGACATCGGAGACCGAACCGCTTACACCGCAAGAAAAAACACTACCTACCGTAGAGCATCAGGATACGACGTTGCAATTGCAGAGTCAGGCGGAGGAGTTAAAGCAGCACTCGCCTGAGAGCGGTAAAACAACGCCACATCTGGAGAATCCAGGCTCGGTAAAGAGAACGCCGCCGTCACAACCTGACTTGCCGTCTATGGGAGTTTATACACCAGACTCGACAACCAATTCCGTGCACTCGCTGCATTACGGTCAATGCGATCTGGATGTTAGTCAACTAGGCTTGGAATCGCCCACTTCCATAGCTAGTGATCTCGCATCGCAGAACAGCGTGGAGAGGCCGCCCAGCGCTTTACCATCGATTCCGCCACCCGTCAGTGTACCTATCTCAGTCCCTATGCAAATCACAGCGCCGGTGACTTCAACACCAGTACCGGTGAACATACCGCCACAGGTGCAGTACGCTACCGACTGTAGTTCGATATCACAGCATACGCCGCCGGCACACCATCCGGGAATCCATTCGATGCATCAATCGCAATCCCTCCAGCAACCGCGTACTCCGCAATCTCACACTCCACAAAGTATACCTACGCAGAGTCCGCAACCGCTTCCGCAGAGTCACACGCCACAACCGTTACCGCAGTCCCACACGCCACAGAGTATACCAACGCAAAGCCCGCAACCGTTGCCACAGAGTCATACGCCGCAGCCCTTGCCCCAATCGCACACGCCGCAGCCGATGCAACTGTCGCTGGCGCAGAATCAGAACATGGCACATAGTCAGTCTCAGCAGACCCAATCGCAACAACAAtcgcagcagcagcaacaacaacaacaatcTGCGcatcaacaacaacaacaacagcaacaacaacaacagcagcagcagccgcAACAGTCTCAATCGCATAGTAAACGAGCCAGCGGTTCGCAAACCACTCACAGATCCAGGTCGACACAGCAGAGCAGTAGCAGATCACATCGAGCCACTCCGCCGACGTCTCATACTACGCAAGTCTCTCAACATAGCACCGCAACGTCGCAGACCAGCCACAGCAGCAGTGTGGCGCATGTTGCAGTGCCTCAGTATCAACAGTCGCCGTCGTCAATGAGCGTGCCACCGGCGGTGCCGCATCCGCATTCGCACACACCGCATGCCGCGCACTCGCACAACATGGCAGTGATTTCACAGAGTAATTATATGGCAGTGGCGGGCTCGCAGGGCTTTCCTACGCAAAACACTTACGTGATTCAGCATCGAAGTGGCCGTACCGGCGCACCAACTCCTTGCACTACCGCCACCAACTTTTACATACAGACCAGCGCGATGCCGCCGCATTCGCACACCCCGGCGCCGACGCCACTTTCCGCCTCCGGAGGCAGTCATCAGACCACCAACTCATGCAGTCTGGCTAAACTGCAGCAATTGACTA